The proteins below come from a single Comamonas antarctica genomic window:
- a CDS encoding chorismate mutase, with amino-acid sequence MSRAIDKVPHCTTMAQVRQGVDALDDILVPLLVQRSAFMTQAARVKNDTQLVRDEARIQAIVDRVRERAVAEGGDPDLLEQLYRGMMELFIAYEHQELARLRADGLAAKE; translated from the coding sequence ATGAGCCGCGCAATCGACAAGGTGCCGCACTGCACCACCATGGCGCAAGTGCGCCAGGGCGTGGATGCCCTCGACGACATCCTGGTGCCGCTGCTGGTGCAGCGCAGCGCTTTCATGACCCAGGCGGCGCGCGTGAAGAACGACACGCAGCTGGTGCGCGACGAAGCGCGCATCCAGGCCATCGTGGACCGCGTGCGTGAACGCGCCGTGGCCGAAGGCGGCGACCCGGACCTGCTCGAGCAGTTGTACCGCGGCATGATGGAGCTGTTCATCGCCTATGAACACCAGGAACTCGCGCGCCTGCGCGCCGACGGCCTGGCGGCCAAGGAGTGA
- a CDS encoding anthranilate synthase component II produces MKLLMIDNYDSFTYNIVQYFGELGAEVSVVRNDEITLEELQARMQAEGIERLVISPGPCSPAEAGISVAAIQHFAGKLPILGVCLGHQSIGAAFGGNIIRAQQQMHGKTSVITTTQSGVFADLPEQFTVNRYHSLVIEQSSLPDVLEVTATSEDGEIQGVRHRELAIQGVQFHPESILTEHGHAMLRNFLEQKA; encoded by the coding sequence ATGAAACTGCTGATGATCGACAACTACGACAGCTTCACCTACAACATCGTGCAGTACTTCGGCGAACTCGGTGCCGAGGTCAGCGTCGTGCGCAACGATGAGATCACGCTCGAGGAACTGCAGGCGCGCATGCAGGCCGAGGGCATCGAACGCCTGGTGATCTCGCCCGGCCCCTGCTCGCCGGCCGAAGCCGGCATCTCGGTGGCCGCGATCCAGCATTTCGCCGGCAAGCTGCCCATCCTGGGCGTGTGCCTGGGCCACCAGAGCATTGGCGCGGCGTTTGGTGGCAACATCATCCGCGCGCAGCAGCAGATGCATGGCAAGACCAGCGTGATCACCACCACGCAGTCGGGCGTGTTTGCCGATCTGCCCGAACAGTTCACCGTCAACCGCTACCACTCGCTGGTGATCGAACAGTCCAGTCTGCCCGACGTGCTCGAAGTCACAGCGACCAGCGAAGACGGCGAGATCCAGGGCGTGCGCCATCGCGAGCTGGCGATCCAGGGCGTGCAGTTCCACCCCGAAAGCATCCTGACCGAGCATGGCCACGCCATGCTGCGCAATTTCCTGGAACAGAAGGCCTGA
- the trpD gene encoding anthranilate phosphoribosyltransferase: MKHITPQEALQRTIEHREIFHDEMLHLMRMIMGGEMSPVMAASILTGLRVKKETIGEITAAAQVMREFSLRVPVADTTHLVDIVGTGGDGAHTFNISTCSMFVVAAAGGKVSKHGGRSVSSKSGSADAMEALGVNLNLTPEQIATCIADVGIGFMFAPNHHPAMKNVAAVRKELGVRTLFNILGPLTNPASAPNILMGVFHEDLVGIQVRALQRLGAEHALVVYGRDGLDEISLGAGTLVGELRDGAVHEYEIHPEDFGLQMASTRALRVENPEQSLAMLRGVLQGAKGPARDIVCLNAGAALYAANVVPGIAEGLLRAQQVIDSGAAMAKLEQLVARSQALSFPQAV; encoded by the coding sequence ATGAAACACATCACTCCCCAGGAAGCGCTGCAACGCACGATCGAGCACCGCGAGATCTTCCATGACGAGATGCTGCACCTGATGCGCATGATCATGGGCGGCGAGATGTCGCCGGTCATGGCCGCGTCCATCCTCACCGGGCTGCGCGTGAAGAAGGAAACCATTGGCGAGATCACCGCCGCGGCGCAGGTCATGCGCGAGTTCTCGCTGCGCGTGCCGGTGGCCGACACCACGCATCTGGTCGACATCGTCGGCACCGGCGGCGACGGCGCCCACACCTTCAACATCTCGACCTGCTCGATGTTCGTGGTGGCCGCGGCCGGCGGCAAAGTGAGCAAGCACGGCGGGCGCAGCGTCTCGAGCAAGAGCGGCAGCGCCGATGCGATGGAGGCGCTGGGCGTGAACCTGAACCTCACGCCCGAGCAGATCGCCACCTGCATTGCCGATGTCGGCATCGGCTTCATGTTCGCGCCCAACCACCACCCGGCGATGAAGAACGTGGCCGCGGTGCGCAAGGAACTGGGCGTGCGCACGCTGTTCAACATCCTCGGCCCGCTCACCAACCCGGCGAGCGCGCCCAACATCCTGATGGGCGTGTTCCACGAGGACCTGGTCGGCATCCAGGTGCGCGCACTGCAGCGCCTGGGCGCCGAGCATGCGCTGGTGGTCTATGGCCGCGACGGGCTCGACGAGATCAGCCTGGGCGCGGGCACGCTGGTCGGCGAACTGCGCGACGGCGCGGTGCATGAATACGAGATCCACCCCGAGGACTTCGGCCTGCAGATGGCCAGCACGCGCGCGCTGCGCGTCGAGAACCCCGAGCAATCGCTGGCCATGCTGCGCGGCGTGCTGCAGGGCGCCAAGGGCCCGGCGCGCGACATCGTGTGCCTCAACGCTGGCGCGGCGCTGTATGCGGCGAATGTCGTGCCCGGCATTGCCGAGGGCTTGCTGCGCGCGCAGCAGGTCATCGACAGCGGCGCGGCCATGGCCAAGCTCGAGCAGCTGGTCGCCAGGTCGCAGGCGCTGTCGTTCCCGCAGGCCGTTTGA
- the trpC gene encoding indole-3-glycerol phosphate synthase TrpC, protein MSDILNKIVAVKREELAAAQKKMPLAEMRRDAESRVLTRDFEGALRAKIAKGQAAVIAEVKKASPSKGVIRADFIPADIAQSYAEGDGTVSAACLSVLTDKQFFQGSVDYLKQARASCLLPVLRKDFLIDPYQVYESRAMGADCVLLIAACLDDAQMAEMEAVARSLDMAVLVEVHDAAELERALRLKTALLGINNRNLRTFEVSLQTTLELQKQVPADKLLVTESGILTPADVKLLRGAGVNAFLVGEAFMRADEPGLSLAKLFS, encoded by the coding sequence ATGTCCGACATCCTCAACAAGATCGTGGCCGTCAAGCGCGAAGAACTTGCCGCCGCCCAGAAGAAAATGCCACTGGCCGAGATGCGCCGCGATGCCGAGAGCCGCGTGCTGACGCGCGACTTCGAAGGCGCGCTGCGTGCGAAGATCGCCAAGGGCCAGGCCGCGGTCATTGCCGAAGTCAAGAAGGCCAGCCCGTCCAAGGGCGTGATCCGTGCCGACTTCATTCCCGCCGACATCGCGCAAAGCTATGCCGAGGGCGATGGCACGGTGAGCGCGGCCTGCCTGTCCGTGCTCACGGACAAGCAGTTCTTCCAGGGCAGCGTCGACTACCTGAAGCAGGCGCGCGCGAGCTGCCTGCTGCCGGTGCTGCGCAAGGATTTCCTGATCGACCCCTATCAGGTCTATGAATCGCGCGCGATGGGCGCCGACTGCGTACTGCTGATTGCCGCCTGCCTCGACGACGCGCAGATGGCCGAGATGGAAGCCGTGGCGCGCAGCCTCGACATGGCGGTGCTGGTCGAAGTGCACGACGCGGCCGAACTCGAGCGCGCGCTGCGCCTGAAGACCGCGCTGCTGGGCATCAACAACCGCAATCTGCGCACCTTCGAAGTCAGCCTGCAGACCACGCTCGAGTTGCAGAAACAGGTCCCGGCCGACAAGCTGCTGGTCACCGAATCAGGCATCCTGACACCGGCCGATGTGAAGCTGCTGCGCGGCGCGGGCGTGAATGCCTTCCTCGTGGGCGAAGCCTTCATGCGTGCCGACGAGCCGGGCCTGTCGCTGGCCAAGCTGTTTTCCTGA
- a CDS encoding uracil-DNA glycosylase — protein MHPSPDSPVTQLQSAHPADWPVAPGWQPLVDSFFGSAVGAKLLAFLQSRLDAGAVIFPPQPLRALELTPPEAVRVVILGQDPYHGRGQAEGLAFSVAPGVALPPSLRNIFKEMQRDLGTPMPAFPAPGGSLVKWATHGVLLVNTCLTVEEGQAASHSKRGWEALTDAVIRHVAEGPNPVVFMLWGSHAQSKQAWIPADRGHLVLTSNHPSPLSALRPPVPFIGNGHFGKARAFREAQLSTGSPAPGPA, from the coding sequence ATGCATCCATCCCCTGACAGTCCCGTGACCCAACTGCAAAGCGCCCATCCTGCCGACTGGCCTGTGGCGCCGGGCTGGCAGCCGCTGGTGGACAGCTTCTTCGGCAGCGCGGTGGGTGCCAAGCTGCTGGCCTTCCTGCAGTCGCGGCTCGATGCGGGCGCGGTGATCTTTCCGCCGCAGCCGCTGCGCGCGCTCGAACTCACGCCGCCCGAGGCGGTGCGCGTGGTGATCCTGGGCCAGGACCCCTACCATGGCCGCGGCCAGGCCGAAGGGCTGGCGTTCTCGGTGGCTCCGGGCGTGGCGCTGCCGCCGTCGCTGCGCAACATCTTCAAGGAAATGCAACGCGACCTGGGCACGCCCATGCCGGCGTTTCCCGCGCCCGGCGGCAGCCTGGTGAAATGGGCCACGCATGGCGTGCTGCTGGTCAACACCTGCCTCACGGTGGAAGAGGGCCAGGCCGCGAGCCACAGCAAGCGCGGCTGGGAAGCGCTGACCGATGCCGTGATCCGGCATGTCGCCGAAGGCCCGAATCCGGTGGTGTTCATGCTCTGGGGCAGCCATGCGCAGTCCAAGCAGGCCTGGATCCCAGCCGATCGCGGCCACCTGGTGCTGACCAGCAACCACCCCTCGCCGCTGTCGGCACTGCGCCCGCCCGTGCCGTTTATCGGCAACGGGCATTTCGGCAAGGCGCGGGCGTTCCGCGAGGCGCAGCTTTCGACAGGCAGCCCTGCGCCAGGACCCGCCTAG
- a CDS encoding DMT family transporter, with protein MSSWFTRLAPATRSALTGIGLTVCACALFALLDSATKFSGQFLPMLLVVWLRYLAQALVTAALVVPRHGLAILRTQHPRFQFSRAACGLAITCIAFFCIQSMPLGNFTAIWSASPLLIVVASAWLFKERISAARLVLLLIGLASVILIVRPESTDQPLGWRSLLPMALLLCGTGYQLLGSRLARLDEPATTQLYTTWLPLLLTAPLLPWFWQSVGSWQLWAAVLVMGTCSGIGHLLLLQAYRAATPATISPFLYSQIGFAMAMGWLFFGQVPDQLSLIGMAGVVLAGMAGIFLSLRESR; from the coding sequence ATGTCCTCCTGGTTCACGCGGCTGGCCCCTGCCACGCGCTCGGCCCTGACCGGCATCGGCCTCACGGTATGCGCCTGCGCGCTGTTTGCGCTGCTCGACAGCGCCACCAAGTTCAGCGGCCAGTTCCTTCCGATGCTGCTGGTGGTCTGGCTGCGCTACCTGGCCCAGGCGCTGGTCACGGCGGCGCTGGTGGTGCCGCGCCATGGCTTGGCCATCCTGCGCACCCAGCATCCGCGCTTCCAGTTCAGCCGCGCGGCCTGTGGCCTGGCAATCACCTGCATTGCGTTTTTCTGCATCCAGAGCATGCCGCTGGGCAACTTCACCGCGATCTGGTCCGCAAGTCCGCTGCTGATCGTGGTGGCTTCGGCCTGGCTGTTCAAGGAACGCATCAGCGCCGCACGCCTGGTGCTGCTGCTGATCGGCCTGGCCAGCGTGATCCTGATCGTGCGGCCCGAGAGCACCGACCAGCCGCTGGGCTGGCGCAGCCTGCTGCCGATGGCGCTGCTGCTGTGCGGAACCGGCTACCAATTGCTGGGCAGCCGGCTGGCGCGCCTGGACGAACCCGCAACGACCCAGCTCTACACCACCTGGCTGCCGCTGCTGCTCACGGCGCCGCTGCTGCCCTGGTTCTGGCAGAGCGTGGGCAGTTGGCAACTCTGGGCCGCGGTACTGGTCATGGGCACCTGCAGCGGCATCGGCCACCTGCTGCTGCTGCAGGCCTACCGCGCGGCCACGCCGGCCACGATCTCGCCCTTCCTCTACAGCCAGATCGGCTTTGCGATGGCCATGGGCTGGCTGTTCTTCGGCCAGGTGCCGGACCAGCTGTCGCTGATCGGCATGGCGGGCGTGGTGCTGGCCGGCATGGCAGGTATTTTCCTGAGCCTGCGCGAATCCCGCTGA